GGGAGTCGAAATTAAGGAGTCGCCCGTCACCGAGACCGAGTTCGAGGCAATGGAGGACTTCGTCTACGAGTACCTCGCGGCGAGCGTCGAAAACGAGGACGGCGGCGGCCGAATGCGGTGGTACCCGTGGCACTCCGCGGAGTACCGGTTCAACCACATCCTCAACGTGGTCGATTTGGCGGGCACCATCGCTGAGCAGGAGGGCGCAAACGTGGACGTGGCCCGTGTCGCGGCGCTGTTCCACGACATCGCCAAACTCGACGCCGACCAAGAAGTCCACGCCGAGGAGGGCGCGCGCATCGCCCGGAAGTACCTCGAAACCCACGGCGACTTCCCCGAATCGTTCATCGAGGAGGTCTGCAAGGCCGTCGAGAACCACTCCTATCAGGGCGATCTGACCGACCTACCCAAAGAGACCCAGTGTCTCATCGAGGCCGACCTACTCGACAAGGTGGGCGCGAACGGTACCGCGCTAATGCTGCTTCGGATGGGCTACGAGGCCCGGACCCACATGGACGCCGCCGAGATGGTCGATAGGGTGATGGAGCGGGGCAAGGACGCCGCCAGTCGCGTCCAGACCGACACCGCTGAAGGAATCGCCCACAAGCGCCTGAAACGCGTCAAGTGGTTCCGCGAGTGGCTGGAAGGCGAGGTGCCACAGATGGACCACAACGAGCAGTCGGACCGCCGGACACAACGACGGCCATAACGAGACGCCGCGCTCGCAGTTCTGCGCGGCCGGTATCACGTCGCCCGGTCTATGCCGGAATCCCGGTCGCCTTCCAGAGGAACGAGGCTCCGGCCAGCGCCAGCACCAGCGCGCTCAGG
This genomic stretch from Halorussus pelagicus harbors:
- a CDS encoding HD domain-containing protein; translation: MGVEIKESPVTETEFEAMEDFVYEYLAASVENEDGGGRMRWYPWHSAEYRFNHILNVVDLAGTIAEQEGANVDVARVAALFHDIAKLDADQEVHAEEGARIARKYLETHGDFPESFIEEVCKAVENHSYQGDLTDLPKETQCLIEADLLDKVGANGTALMLLRMGYEARTHMDAAEMVDRVMERGKDAASRVQTDTAEGIAHKRLKRVKWFREWLEGEVPQMDHNEQSDRRTQRRP